A genomic region of bacterium contains the following coding sequences:
- a CDS encoding heavy metal-binding domain-containing protein — MKSLKKTMTMRWFWLGAVLALAGGGWAIFRYAATPRVAVKKTVYTCPMHHQIRRDHPGSCPICSMTLIPLEDEEKGNAMEGMEDKGLPGLAPVKLSDHKQQMIGVRMAKAGIESLTRTIRTVGRFAGGGGDFAALAGDFAAQNSLKSSGRYVVADVYALDLPFVKVGQKAFVSPLSGSGARVEGRVSFLYPYDGTQSRVTRVRVSLPKSDIRDIFANVEIEASTSPKLAVPPGAVMDTGTRRYVFLRTEPGTFVPREVTIGYEGDEGWEVLAGLQEGDEVVDGANFLIDADSQIKAAFEKGDAP; from the coding sequence ATGAAAAGCCTTAAGAAGACGATGACGATGAGGTGGTTCTGGCTGGGAGCGGTCTTGGCCCTGGCGGGAGGGGGATGGGCGATCTTCCGCTACGCTGCCACACCCCGGGTCGCGGTGAAAAAGACGGTCTATACCTGTCCCATGCACCATCAGATCCGCCGGGACCATCCGGGGAGTTGCCCCATCTGCAGCATGACCCTGATCCCCTTGGAAGATGAGGAGAAAGGGAACGCGATGGAAGGGATGGAAGACAAGGGCCTTCCGGGCCTGGCGCCGGTCAAATTGAGCGACCATAAACAGCAGATGATCGGTGTGAGGATGGCGAAGGCCGGGATCGAGTCCCTGACCCGGACCATCCGGACCGTCGGACGCTTCGCCGGCGGCGGGGGCGATTTCGCCGCCTTGGCCGGCGACTTCGCGGCCCAGAATTCGCTCAAAAGTTCCGGCCGTTACGTGGTGGCCGACGTCTATGCCTTGGACCTGCCCTTCGTGAAGGTGGGCCAGAAGGCCTTCGTGTCCCCCTTGAGCGGCTCGGGCGCGAGGGTCGAGGGCCGGGTGTCCTTCCTCTACCCCTACGACGGCACCCAGTCCCGGGTGACCCGGGTGAGGGTGAGCCTGCCCAAGAGCGACATCCGGGACATCTTCGCCAATGTGGAGATCGAGGCGTCCACGTCCCCCAAGCTCGCGGTCCCTCCCGGGGCCGTGATGGACACGGGGACCCGCCGCTACGTCTTCCTTCGAACGGAACCGGGGACCTTCGTGCCCCGGGAGGTCACCATCGGCTATGAGGGGGACGAGGGCTGGGAGGTCCTGGCCGGCCTTCAGGAAGGGGATGAGGTGGTGGACGGCGCCAACTTCCTCATCGACGCCGATTCCCAGATCAAGGCCGCCTTCGAGAAAGGGGACGCGCCATGA
- a CDS encoding TolC family protein has product MKILKFILIPLVGSVLVGRAWAQEADPAPVTLELTLAKVEQLALKGNPHIHAARARARAADKEVLPALFPADPSFMIDKTGESGDPLNFSSGMEMWMVEENLGFPGKGIVKADALGAEAKRLEAEAGATDREILLQARQAFWEFYFRSKVDGILQDAEKNWKHLSQVLQSKELSGQWLSLKTIKMQMESARAVNDLITNTQALRVSQLNLTHLFSLPHATSYALAGDEELPALALGEEEFVHRALHSNPQLESARREVEAKEAEGKLALLDHLPDFNLRLSGTRDPNGGFSDYGFRFGLSVPIFFPAKQTQRADAAGERTEAARYDLKGKQDEVIHMTEQAYVGAQSAWRLLQLYEQGGLLKQTERAWQATQLAYRNEEIQLPEFVDNYNTYLQTVTAYYQARTDYGKALAELEYQAGDLGGDDHEKP; this is encoded by the coding sequence ATGAAGATCCTGAAATTCATCCTTATCCCCCTGGTGGGGTCCGTCCTGGTGGGCAGGGCATGGGCCCAAGAGGCCGATCCGGCCCCGGTCACCTTGGAGCTGACCCTGGCCAAGGTCGAACAGCTGGCCTTGAAGGGAAACCCCCATATCCACGCCGCCCGGGCCCGGGCCCGGGCCGCGGATAAGGAGGTCCTGCCCGCGCTCTTTCCCGCCGACCCATCCTTCATGATCGACAAGACGGGTGAATCGGGGGATCCGCTCAACTTCTCCTCCGGCATGGAGATGTGGATGGTGGAGGAGAACCTGGGTTTTCCGGGGAAGGGCATCGTGAAGGCGGACGCCCTGGGGGCGGAGGCCAAGCGCCTGGAGGCCGAGGCCGGGGCCACCGACCGGGAAATCCTGCTACAGGCCCGCCAGGCCTTCTGGGAGTTCTATTTCCGCAGCAAGGTGGACGGGATCCTGCAGGACGCCGAGAAGAACTGGAAGCACCTGAGCCAGGTGCTCCAATCCAAGGAGCTCAGCGGCCAGTGGCTCTCCCTCAAGACCATCAAGATGCAGATGGAGAGCGCCCGGGCGGTGAACGACCTGATCACCAATACCCAGGCCTTGCGGGTCTCCCAACTCAACCTGACCCATCTCTTCAGCCTGCCCCATGCCACGTCCTATGCCCTCGCCGGGGATGAAGAGCTGCCGGCCCTGGCCTTGGGCGAGGAGGAATTCGTCCACCGGGCCCTTCATTCGAATCCGCAGTTGGAATCGGCCCGTCGGGAAGTGGAGGCGAAGGAGGCCGAGGGGAAACTGGCGCTCCTGGACCACCTGCCGGATTTCAACTTGAGGCTCTCCGGCACTCGCGATCCCAACGGCGGTTTTTCCGATTACGGGTTCCGCTTCGGTTTGAGCGTGCCGATCTTCTTTCCCGCCAAGCAGACCCAGAGGGCGGACGCCGCCGGGGAAAGGACCGAGGCCGCCCGTTACGACCTGAAGGGAAAGCAGGACGAGGTCATCCACATGACCGAGCAGGCCTATGTGGGCGCCCAGTCGGCCTGGAGGCTGCTCCAGCTCTACGAGCAGGGAGGGCTCCTGAAGCAGACCGAGCGGGCCTGGCAGGCCACCCAACTGGCCTACCGCAACGAGGAGATCCAGCTTCCCGAATTCGTGGACAACTACAACACCTATCTGCAGACGGTGACGGCCTATTACCAGGCCCGCACCGATTATGGAAAGGCCCTGGCCGAACTGGAATACCAAGCCGGGGACCTAGGAGGGGACGATCATGAAAAGCCTTAA
- a CDS encoding YceI family protein codes for MKNSILAGITVAALSVAVPLTTLADGGNQLMQNQTHWYQKAALKVAPADITTKKGSVLNLQAGSYLYLEGDSTLHKYQMNANSLKGSAEITAADPKEALEKGKVGAMSLVVPVADLKSRESGLDDNAHKALLADKNPEIKFVLDKASLKGKTLTAKGQLTIAGATVPITLTPEVTVKDGVVELKGDQPLKMSDYKVMPPSISLLVTSIKCTDDITIHYDVKFATAK; via the coding sequence ATGAAAAATTCGATTCTGGCTGGGATCACCGTTGCGGCCCTGTCGGTGGCGGTTCCCCTGACCACCCTGGCCGACGGCGGGAATCAATTGATGCAGAACCAGACCCACTGGTACCAGAAGGCGGCCTTGAAAGTGGCCCCCGCCGATATCACGACCAAAAAAGGTTCGGTCCTGAACCTCCAGGCCGGGAGCTATCTCTACCTGGAAGGGGATTCCACCCTCCACAAATACCAGATGAACGCCAACAGCCTGAAGGGTTCGGCCGAGATCACGGCCGCCGATCCGAAGGAAGCCCTGGAAAAAGGCAAGGTCGGGGCCATGTCCCTGGTGGTACCGGTGGCGGACCTGAAATCCCGCGAATCGGGCCTGGACGACAACGCCCATAAGGCCCTCTTGGCCGACAAGAACCCCGAGATCAAGTTCGTCCTGGACAAGGCCTCCCTCAAGGGCAAGACCCTGACCGCCAAGGGCCAATTGACCATCGCGGGAGCGACCGTCCCCATCACCCTGACGCCCGAAGTGACCGTCAAGGACGGGGTCGTGGAGCTCAAGGGCGACCAGCCCCTCAAGATGTCCGACTACAAGGTCATGCCGCCTTCGATCTCGCTCCTGGTGACCTCGATCAAGTGCACGGACGACATCACCATCCACTACGACGTGAAATTCGCAACGGCGAAATAA